One window from the genome of Garra rufa chromosome 1, GarRuf1.0, whole genome shotgun sequence encodes:
- the LOC141343137 gene encoding uncharacterized protein, translating to MRVHTEEKTFACDQCGKSFKQLSTLKAHINSHTRAKLYACDQCDKVFLRAQNLEQHLRVHTKEKPYSCHLCGKSFSRLDHLKGHQKMHTGVREYMCFECEKTFTTANSLKLHERIHTGEKPYKCSHCDKRFSYSGDLKKHERIHTGEKPYKCSHCDKKFNHSGNLKKHERIHSGEKTYHCTECGKRFKHLSSLCSHTKNNHSK from the coding sequence atgagagttcatactgaagaaaaaacatttgcttgtgatcagtgcgggaagagtttcaaaCAATTATCAACTCTTAAAGCACACATAAATAGTCACACTAGAGCAAAACTGtatgcatgtgatcaatgcgaCAAAGTGTTTTTGAGAGCTCAAAACCTGGAGCAacacctgagagttcatacaAAAGAGAAACCAtattcatgtcatttgtgtggaaagagtttctcacgTCTAGATCATTTGAAAGGACATCAGAAAATgcacactggtgtgagagagtacatgtgctttgagtgtgaaaagacttttactacagcgaacagtttaaaactgcatgagaggattcacactggagaaaaaccttacaagtgttcacactgtgacaagagattcagttattcaggagacctgaaaaaacatgagaggatccacactggagaaaaaccttacaagtgttcacactgtgacaagaaaTTCAATCATTCAGGAAACCTGAAaaaacatgagaggatccactcTGGAGAAAAaacgtatcactgcactgaatgtgggaagcgTTTTAAACATTTATCTTCTCTAtgcagtcatacaaaaaacaatcacagtaagtag